The following is a genomic window from Armatimonadota bacterium.
GGGTCGTCGCTCGCCGTAGACGCCTGGGCTTCCCCGCAGACGCAGACACTGGCATGGCCAAAGCCGATATAAAGCTGGTCACCGAAGAGCTGGTAAAGATCTACCGGCGGCGCCGCGTGGTGGACGGGGTGAGCTTGGAGGTGAAGCCGGGCGAGATCGTCGGGCTGCTTGTGCCGAACGGGGCCGGCAAGACGACGACGTTCTACATGGTAGTTGGCTTGGTGCGGCCTGATGGCGGCGGCGTGCGCCTGGACGGGCGCGACATCGGGCGGGTTCCGATGTACCGCCGCGCGCGCATGGGTATCGGCTATCTGTCGCAGGAGCCGTCAATCTTTCGCAAGCTGTCCGTGGAAGACAACCTGCGGGCGGTGCTCGAGATGCAGGCGACCCCTCACGGAGAGCGCGAGGATCGCATCAACCGGCTGCTCGACGAGCTTCACATCGCCGACCTGCGCAACAGCATGGCGTACGTTCTGTCCGGCGGGGAACGGCGCCGGGTCGAGATCGCGCGGGCGCTGGCCACGGATCCGACATTCATCCTGCTCGACGAGCCCTTCACCGGCATAGACCCCATCGCGATTGACGACATCCGGGATATCCTCGGATCGCTCAAGGCGCGCGGGATCGGAATCTTGCTCACCGATCACAGCGTGCGCGACACTCTCGCGGTGACGGACCGGAGCTACATCATCTACCAGGGGCGCATCCTCACGCAGGGCACGTCGAGCGAATTGCTCTCCGACCCGGTGGCCCGGAAGTTCTACCTCGGCGAGCGCTTCGAGATGTAACGGGCGCCGCGCCGCACGATCAGAGATCCGCGAGTACGATCTCCTCGTTGATGACCGAGGCCCGGGCAGAGGATTGGCTGCTCCGGGGTCAGAATCAGGCAGTACGACAAGTGGGGAACAAGCTTCGTTACGGAGGTGAGGCATATGCTTCTCGGGGAACTGACAGAGCGGCATCTCGACCGCAAGGCGGACCGGCCTGCAATCTACTTCAAAGATCAAGTCATCACATTCGCCGAGGTGGACGATCGTGTCAATAAGGTCGCCAATGCGCTGATCGCCGCCGGCATCGAAAAAGGCGACCGCGTCGCCGTGCACACCGGCAATCGGCCCGAGTTCGTCTACGCGTACTACGGTGTTGTGCGGGCGGGCGGGGTGATGATATCGCTCAACGCGATGTACAAGGCGGGCGAAGTGGAGTTCATGGCCACGGACTCCGAGGTCAAGGCAGCGATCGTCCAGGACGCGGTCTACCCGGTGTGGGAATCAATCCGCGGGCGCATACCGACCCTGCGTGATGTGTTCGTGACGGGCGCGACGCCGCCCAACACGCGTTCGTTCGACGCGGTGTTGGAGGGCGGATCTTCGAGGCGGCCGCAGGTGGATTGCGACGAAGACGACGTTGCCGTCGTCTGTTACACCGGCGGCAGCACGGGAACGCCGAAGGGCGCAATGCTGACCCACCGCAATTTCATCTCCAACGCGCAGGCCGTTATTGACCTCGAGCGATTCGCGCAAACCGATGACGACATCTCGATGCTCGTGCTGCCCATCTTCCACATCTACTGCCTCAACGTCGGCCTGGGCAGCGCGATGCAATTGGGCTATCCGACGGTGCTTGTCGAGCGTTTCGATCCCGCGCTCGTGCTGGATTTGCTGGAGAAATACCGGGTCACGGTGTTCTACGGCGCGCCGCCGATGTACGTCGCGATGAGCGCGATCGAGACCGACCGCAAGTTCGATCTCGACGCCGTCCGCATCATGCACTCCGGTGCGGCCGCGCTGCCCGTGCCCGTCCTCGAGCGGTTCGAGGCTCGTCACGGCATCATGATCACGGAAGGCTACGGCCTCACGGAGTGCTCGCCCGTGGTGTGCAGCAATGGCGCGGCGCCGGCCAACCGCGCGGGCTCCATCGGGTACCCGATCCCCGGCGTTCAGACCAAGGCGTTCGACGACGACGACAACGAAGTAGCGCCGGGGGAGGTCGGTGAGTTGGTGGTGCGCGGGCCAAATGTGTTCGCTGGCTACCTGAATAAGGAAGACGCCACGCGCGAGGCGTTCACCAGCGGCTGGTTCCACACCGGCGACATGGCGCGGATAGAAGAGGACGGGTACCACTCCATCGTTGACCGCAAGAAGGAAATGGTCAACATGAGCGGTTTCAACGTCTATCCGCGCGAGGTGGAGGAACTCCTGTACAAGCATCCGAAGATCGTCGAGGCGGCGGTGATCGGCGTGCCGGACGACTACAGCGGAGAGGCGGTCAAGGCGTTCATCGTGCCGGCTGCGGGAGAAACACTCACCGCGGAGGATGTCATACAGTACTGCCGCGACAACCTCGCGGTATACAAGGCGCCGCGACACGTCGAGTTTCGCGACGCACTGCCCAAGCTTACCGGCGGCGCCAAGATCGACAAGGTGACGTTGAAGGGGGAAGAGGCGCAGAAGGGATAGCGGTCGCCGCGCAACGGAGTTGAGGATAACGAGGCCGGCCGCCTCTGTCGGCCGGCCTCGGTGCTCGTGAGGTGAACGCCCGGCCCGCACCGGGCCGCGCCAACACCGAATTGCCGCAACATGATGCGAGATGAAGGTGGAGGAATGCCCGATAGTGACCGCACGGTCGTCTATCTGATTCGCCACGGCCAGACGGCATGGAACGTGGAGGAGGTATTCCGCGGCCGCGCCGACGTGCCGCTGGACGAACAAGGCCGGCGGCAGGCGCACGCTGTGGCTCAGGCGTTGACTAATGACGCGGTCAGCGCAGTCTATTCAAGCCCGCTGCAGCGCGCGGCGCTCACGGCCCAACCGATCGCCTCGGCGCACGGCGTCGAGACTCAGATCGAGGAGCGGCTCACCGATCTCCACTTCGGCGAGTGGGAGGGCAAGCCGCTGACCGAGGTCCGTGCGACATGGCCCGACGTGTTTGCTCGATGGGAGCGCGATCCCGGCAGCGTGACGTTCCCGGGCGGCGAGAGCTTGCCCGTCGTGCGTCGGCGCGCGCTGGCGGCGATTGAGGATATCGCCGCCCGACACGTCGGCCAGGCGGTGGCGGCCGTGTCTCACCGCGTGGTGACGAAGGTGTTGCTCTGCGCGGTGCTCGGGTTGGATGATTCCCACTTCTGGCAGATCCGCCAGGATACCGCATGCATCAATCGCATCGAACGACTGCCGGACACGTGGGTCGTGACGAGCATGAACGACGTGTGCCATCTGCGCGCCCTCTCCGCCGCGCGCCTCAGGGATTTCTGAGCGGACAAAACCTCGTCTGCGGTTTCCCTGGATGGTTCGCACCGTCGGTGCCGTCGAAGCGCCGTGAGGAGGCCTGAGCATGTGGCGAGCGATGGTGTTGTGGGCCCTCGCGCTGGTATGTACGTGGGGCGCTGGGGATGCGGCCGCGTTCCAGGACGACTTCGCCTCGTATCCCGACCTCGCGACGGGCGAGCCGGTGTGGGCGAGCGATTCGGTGATGTGGGAGATGCGCGACGGGGCTTTCGAGTGTGTCAGCCCGGGACGCAGCTTCGCGATCTACTCCGCGGCCCCTTTCGCGATTGAGCAGGACATCGAGGTGACCCTTGCCATCGCCGGGACGACCACCGACCAATGGAAGATCGCGGGCCTCGTCGTGTTCGAGGACGACGGGAACTTCTGGCATCTCGCTCTCGTGGAAAGCCCGGATGCGGACGGCGCGCGGCATTTCGTCGAGTTGGTGGAATCCTACGACGGGAGGTGGCTGTCCGAAGCCGCCGCTGAGACCAAGCTCACGGCCATCGAGCGCACTGGCTGGGACTTCCCGTGGCAATATGGTCAGTTCTATCGGCTCCGGCTGCGGCTGACCGGAGACAGGATCGAGGGAACCGTTACCGACGCGAACGGCCGGACCGTCAGCCGCATCGCCTATCGCCTGGACAACCCGCGATCGGTAGGCGCGGGATACGCCGGCCTCGACAGCGGCGGCTTCGGTTCCCGCTTCGACGATTTCCGGTTGGAGGTGAGCAAAACGAGGGAACCACCCGCGCAAGATAAAGCCGTGCCGTCGGTGGAGGTGCGTGCCTGGAGCGGGCTGCACGGCGAAGCGACCGGCTTCTTCCGCATCGCGGAACGAGACGGCCGCTGGTGGCTGTTTGACCCCGAGGGGCGCGCATTCTATATCCTGGGCACCGATCACGCGAACTACAACGTCCACTGGTGCGAGGCCCTGGGATACGCTCCCTATCACCGCAACATGGTCGAGCAGTACGGCAGCGAGGAGGCCTGGGCTGACAGCACGCTGGCGCGGCTGAAGTCGTGGGGCTTCAATACGGTGGCTGCCAACCATTCGACGTCTCTCCGCCACCGCGGCCTGGCGCACATTGACCTGCTCGGCTTCGGCACGAGCTTCGCCGCCCACGACGACATCTGCCCGCAAGTGCATTGGACCGGCTTCCCCAACGTCTTCAGCCCGAAATGGAAGGAGCACTGCCGCAAGCAAGCCCGCCAGCGCTGCGCCGCGGCGAAAGACGATCCGTGGCTCATCGGCTACTTCCTGGACAACGAGTTGGAATGGTACGGCAAGTCGTATCGCCCCTGGGGCCTGGCCGACGAGGCGTTTAAGAAACCGGCGGACCACACGGCGAAGATCGCGCTCGTTGATTTCCTGCGCGATAGATACGACGGGGATGTGGGAGCCTTCAACCACGCGTGGGGAGTCCACGTGCGCGGCTTCGAGTCTCTCCTCGGGCGGCGACGGCCGATCGGAGAGGACGGCGAAGCCGCGCGAGCGGACAAGATGGCATTCGTCCGCCTTATCGCCGAGCGTTACTTCTCCGCGTGCGCCGAAGCCATCCGGGAGTTCGATCCGAATCACCTCGTCCTGGGGTGTCGTTTCGCCGGGCAGGCCCCCGATATCTGGGATGTCGCGGGCCGGCACTGCGACATCGTCAGCGTCAACTGCTACCGCCAGGCCGATCTCAATCGAGGCGTCATCATCGGCTTCGAAGAGGATCTGCGCCGGTGGCACAGGGCGGCGCAGCGGCCGCTCATGATTACCGAGTGGAGCTTCCCCGCGCTCGACAGCGGGCTCCCCTGTGAGCACGGCGCCGGACAGCGATTCGACACGCAGCAGCAGCGCGCCGCCGCCTGGGGCATCTTCCAGGAACTCCTTTTCCGCACTCCCTATCTCGTCGGCTCCGACTACTTCATGTGGGTGGACGAGCCGGCGCTCGGCATCTCCTCCACTTTCCCCGAGGACACGAACTACGGCCTGGTCAACGAAAGAGACGAGCCCTACGCTGAACTGACCCAAACCGCACGGCGTGTGAACCGGCTCGTGTATTCGCTCCATGCGGGTCGCGTCGCCGACTTGCGGCCGATGTTCTCAGGCACGCCGCCGCGATTGCGCGTCCGCAACAACGGGCCTGCGGATGCGGAGGCGACTGTGCGCATCTGGGTTGATGGCACGCAGCGGGACATCGAAGTCGCGGTCCCCGCGGAGTCGGAGGTTGACGTCGCGCTTGATCTTCCCGCATCGCCGGGAGCGCACCTCGTGCAGTGCGTCGTGGATCCCGACGCCGCGCTCGCGGAGGGCGATCGCACCGACAATGAAGCGCACGCGGCCTGGTACGTGGCGGGTCTGCCCTGGGCGGAAGGAATCGCCGGCGACCGCGTGCCCATTGTAGTCGCCAATCCGACGGACGTGGATCTTAGCACAGCGCTGGTGCAGGCATCCGGCCGCGGCTTGAGCGGCTTGAGGCGAGCCTGGACGCCGGAAGCCGGGTGGCTCCCTTGCTGGCCCGACTCCGAGACCGGCGGGGTGCTGTTGACGCTGCCCGAACTCCCGGCGCATGCGGCGGCAGCGATCTTTCTTCATTCCACATCGAACGACGGTGATCCGACGAGCACTGGCACGGGCCAGGACGGATTCGTTACGATTTCACCGGGTGGGGAGGGGGAGGCGGCGGCGGCGGCGCTGTTCGTGGACGATGAGCGCGTGGGACGTCTTGTGCCTCTGATCTGGCAGCGCACGCCCGAGGACCGCTGGGTGCAGCCCCAGCTGGAAACGTGCGAGGTACGCGAGTTCGGCCCGGTGGTGCACATACGCGCGACCCTGGGGCATCGGGGGCGCAATGCCGACGGAGTCATTGGCCGTCACGACCAGCCCGGCGAGCGGCTCGACGCGCCGCGGGCGTTTGCCTGCGGGTATTCGCTCCTGTGGGTGCGCGGCCGTCCGTGGTTCACGGCGCGGCGGGAGTGGGTGCGCAGCGACGACGAACAACCCTGGGAGTGCCCGGC
Proteins encoded in this region:
- the lptB gene encoding LPS export ABC transporter ATP-binding protein, with amino-acid sequence MAKADIKLVTEELVKIYRRRRVVDGVSLEVKPGEIVGLLVPNGAGKTTTFYMVVGLVRPDGGGVRLDGRDIGRVPMYRRARMGIGYLSQEPSIFRKLSVEDNLRAVLEMQATPHGEREDRINRLLDELHIADLRNSMAYVLSGGERRRVEIARALATDPTFILLDEPFTGIDPIAIDDIRDILGSLKARGIGILLTDHSVRDTLAVTDRSYIIYQGRILTQGTSSELLSDPVARKFYLGERFEM
- a CDS encoding histidine phosphatase family protein, with the translated sequence MPDSDRTVVYLIRHGQTAWNVEEVFRGRADVPLDEQGRRQAHAVAQALTNDAVSAVYSSPLQRAALTAQPIASAHGVETQIEERLTDLHFGEWEGKPLTEVRATWPDVFARWERDPGSVTFPGGESLPVVRRRALAAIEDIAARHVGQAVAAVSHRVVTKVLLCAVLGLDDSHFWQIRQDTACINRIERLPDTWVVTSMNDVCHLRALSAARLRDF
- a CDS encoding long-chain fatty acid--CoA ligase; this translates as MLLGELTERHLDRKADRPAIYFKDQVITFAEVDDRVNKVANALIAAGIEKGDRVAVHTGNRPEFVYAYYGVVRAGGVMISLNAMYKAGEVEFMATDSEVKAAIVQDAVYPVWESIRGRIPTLRDVFVTGATPPNTRSFDAVLEGGSSRRPQVDCDEDDVAVVCYTGGSTGTPKGAMLTHRNFISNAQAVIDLERFAQTDDDISMLVLPIFHIYCLNVGLGSAMQLGYPTVLVERFDPALVLDLLEKYRVTVFYGAPPMYVAMSAIETDRKFDLDAVRIMHSGAAALPVPVLERFEARHGIMITEGYGLTECSPVVCSNGAAPANRAGSIGYPIPGVQTKAFDDDDNEVAPGEVGELVVRGPNVFAGYLNKEDATREAFTSGWFHTGDMARIEEDGYHSIVDRKKEMVNMSGFNVYPREVEELLYKHPKIVEAAVIGVPDDYSGEAVKAFIVPAAGETLTAEDVIQYCRDNLAVYKAPRHVEFRDALPKLTGGAKIDKVTLKGEEAQKG